The following nucleotide sequence is from Streptomyces xiamenensis.
CGCGACCCTCGCCCAGACCAATCTTCACCCCCTGCTCCTGCCCTACCTCGCCGATGCGCTCATCGCCCTCGTCCTGCTCGCCCTCCTCGCGGTGATGCGTGAACCGCACCCCGGCGCCGGTGCCGCGCCACTGAGGATCCCGCGCCCACGGGTGCCCAAGGAGATCCGCTCACGCTTCGTCTTCTCCGTGATCGGCGCCGGGGCCGCCTGGGCCGTGCTCGGGGTCTGCTTCTCGCTGGAACCGTCCATCGCCGCACAGGCCGCGAACATCGAAGGGCCGTTCTTCGGCGGCGTCATCATCGCAGCCGTCACTCTCTCCGCCGCCTGCGCGCAGGTCGCCGGTGGTCGCTACCCGGCCCGTACGGTCGCGCTCACCGGCGACACGGCGCTCGCCGTGTTCATGCTGGCCGGAATAGGCGCCTTCGCGACCGGCAACGCCGTCGTCATCACCGTCGCGGTCGCACTTCAGGGCGGCGCCTACGGACTTGCCTTCGGCGGCTCCCTGCGCCATCTGACCACGCACATTCCCGCCGAGAGCCGCGGGGCCGTCATGTCCGCGTTCTATCTGTTCGCCTACGGCGCGCTCATCACCCCCACACTTCTCGTCGGTATCGGCGCGACCCTGTGGGGCGGCACCACGATCTTCCCCTTCTTCGCCGTACTCGCGGCCCTTCTCTGCCTCTCCGCCGTTCTTGCCGAGCGGGTGCTGGGCCGCCGGGAAGGACATCGTGCGGAGATGCGAGTGCCGGCAGCTGAGGTGTCCCGGATGAGCGAGATCGACTGACCGGCGACCCCATGGCCGCCCGGGCGGGGCCGGCGTATAAGCACCCCCGCCGGCCCCTGCGCCGCGCGGGAGTTCCCCGCCGCCTTGCCCGCGTCGGGTACTCCCCAGCCGTGATCCGGGTCGGTAGCCGGGGCGGAGGCGTCGACGGAGCACCGTGGATCCCCAGGCCGGACGGCCCGATAGCCTGGGGGAATGCTCCGCGAAACGTTCGCCACCCGCTATGTCACCCCCTTGCGGGAGGGGGGATCGCTGCCCGGGATCGTCGAGGCCGACGACCTGGGGACGTATGTCATGAAGTTCACCGGCGCCGGCCAGGGCCGCAAGACGCTGGTCGCCGAGGTGATCTGCGGCGAACTGGCCCGCCGGCTCGGGCTGCGGGTGCCCGAGCTGGTGCGCATGGAGCTGGATCCGGTGATCGGGCGCGCCGAACCCGACCAGGAGGTCCAGGAACTGCTGAAGGCCAGCGGCGGACTCAACCTCGGCATGGACTTCCTGCCCGGTTCGCTCGGCTTCGACCCGCTCGCCTACCGGGTGGACCCGGCCGAGGCCGGCCGGGTGGTGTGGTTCGACGCCCTCATCGGCAACGTCGACCGTTCCTGGCGCAACCCCAACCTCCTGGTGTGGCACGGCGACCTGTGGCTGATCGACCACGGCGCCGCCCTGATCTGGCACCACAACTGGCCCACCGCGAGCCGCTGGGCCGAGCGCCCCTACGACGCCTCCGACCACGCCCTGGCCCCGTTCGGGCCGCGCGTCGCCGAGGCCGCCGCCGCGCTCGCCCCGCGGGTGACCGCCGAACTGCTGGCCGAGGTCACCGCCCTGGTCCCCGACGCCTGGCTGGCCGGGGAGCCCGGTTTCGACACCCCCGACGCGGTGCGCGCCGCCTACGGCGAGGTGCTGGCCGCCCGGGCCCGTAGCATCCATGAACACATCACCGTGGGGCCGCCCACCGCCGACAAGCCCTCCCAGGCACCCGGCTGGCTGACCGGCGGCCTGCCCCTCACCACTCACAGCACCCAGGACGATGCCCGATGAACCACACCCCGGCGCGGCAGCGCGAGGTCTTCGAGTACGCGCTCCTGCGGGTCGTGCCCCGGGTGGAACGCGGTGAGTGCGTCAACGCCGGTGTGCTGCTGTACTCCCAGGCCCATTCCTTCCTGGCCGCCCGTACCCATCTGGACCCGCGGCGGCTGCGTGCCCTGGACCCGGACGTCGACCTGACCGGGGTACAGGCGGCGTTGCGGGCCGCCGAGCGGGTCTGCGACGGGGGCAGCAGCGCGGGGCAGGCGGCCGGGGACGGCCCGGGCCGGCGGTTCCGCTGGCTGGTCGCGCCGCGCAGCACCGTCGTCCAGCCGGGGCCCGTGCACAGCGGGCTGACGGCCGACCCGGCGGCCGAACTGGAACGGCTGCTGGCGACGCTGGTGCGCTGAACACCGGAGACACGCCGTTGACAGGCAGGTGGCCGACTTCTAGCGTCGCCTCGGCCACCACTCGACGGCGAGGAGACGCAGCATGTCCACCACTCAGCAGCGGGTCGCGATCGTCACCGGAGCGGCCAGGGGCATCGGCGCCGCCACCGCGCTGCGGCTCGCCGCCCAGGGCCGCGCCGTCGGGGTACTCGACCTGGACCCCGACGCCTGCCGGGAGACGGTGGAGAAGATCACCGCCGACGGCGGCACCGCGCTCGCCGTCGGCTGCGACGTCTCGGACACCGACCAGGTACGGGACGCCGTACGGCAGGTGGCGGCCGAACTCGGCCCGCCGCTGGTGCTGGTCAACAACGCCGGGGTGCTGCGCGACAACCTGCTGTTCAAGATGGACGAGACCGACTGGGACACCGTCATCGGCGTCCATCTGCGCGGTGCCTTCCTCATGTCGCGGGCCTGCCAGTCGTACATGGTGGAGGCGGGCTTCGGGCGGATCGTCAGCCTCTCCTCGTCCTCGGCGCTCGGCAACCGCGGCCAGGCCAACTACGCCGCCGCCAAGGCCGGGCTCCAGGGCTTCACCAAGACCCTCGCCAAGGAACTGGGCAAGTTCGGCATCACCGCGAACGCGGTGGCGCCCGGCTTCATCGTCACCGACATGACCGCCGCCACCGCCGCCCGGGTCGGCGTCGGCTTCGACGACTTCCAGGAGGCGGCGGCCGCGAAGACGGCGGTGGGACGGGTCGGCGCCCCCGAGGACGTGGCCCGCGCCATCGCCTTCTTCACCGCGGACGAGGCCGGATTCGTCTCGGGACAGGTGCTGTACGTGGCGGGCGGGCCGCTGAACTGAGCCGGGCGGGCCGCCGGTTGTCAGTGCCACCGGGTACGTTCGTGCGCGAACCCACTCTTGGCGCACCATCGGAGGTCGCGACGTGATCGGCATGCTGCCCGCATCCTGGCAGGGCCCGCTCGGCGAGGAACTCGGCAAGCCCTACTTCAAGGAGCTCACCGAGTTCGTCGAGGAGGAGCGGGCCCGGGGCCCGGTGTTCCCGCCCCGCGAGGAGGTCTTCGCGGCACTGGAGGCCACCCCGTACGACCGGGTGAAGGTGCTGATCCTGGGCCAGGACCCGTACCACGGGAAGGGCCAGGGGCACGGGCTGTGCTTCTCGGTCCGCCCCGGGGTGAAGACCCCGCCCTCGCTGCGCAACATCTACAAGGAGATGCACAGCGAACTGGGCCTCCCCATCCCCGACAACGGCTATCTGATGCCGTGGGCCCAGCAGGGCGTGCTGCTGCTCAACGCGGTGCTGACGGTGCGCGAGGGCGAGGCCAACTCGCACAAGGGCAAGGGCTGGGAGACCTTCACGGACGCGGTGATCCGCGCCGTCGACGCCCGTCCCGACCCCGCCGTCTTCGTGCTGTGGGGGAACTACGCGAAGAAGAAGCTGCCCCTGATCGACACCGAGCGGCACGTCGTGGTGCAGGGTGCGCACCCCTCCCCGCTGTCCGCCAAGAAGTTCTACGGTTCCCGTCCCTTCACCCAGATCAACGAGGCCGTCGCCGCGCAGGGCCACACGCCGATCGACTGGCGCATCCCGGACCTGGCGGCGTCCGCCTCCTGACCGGGGAGCCAGGGAAAACCCTTCGACACGCCCGGCCCCAACGGGCCACGATGGTGCACATGTTCCGGCAGACCTTCCTCGCAGCGCCGTCCGCAGCAGCGGACGCGCCGAAGGCTGCCGTCTTCCCGCACGCCGCAGACGGCGCCCGACGCTGACCCTCCCCGGATCGCACCGCGGACCCCGCAGGGGGAGGGTCGGTGGGATCCAGGGGGTTCGCGCGCCGGCCGGGACGGTCCCCGGCCGGCGCCACACCGGCGCAGCCGTGAAGGAAGAAACCATGCCCAAGCAGGCATACGTTCGCACCAAGCCCCACCTCAACATCGGCACCATGGGCCACGTCGACCACGGCAAGACGACGCTGACCGCCGCCATCACCAAGGTCCTCAGCGACCGCGGCACCGGCACCTTCGTGCCCTTCGACCGCATCGACAAGGCCCCCGAGGAGGCGGCCCGGGGCATCACCATCACGATCTCGCACATCGAGTACGAGACGGAGACCCGGCACTACGCCCACGTCGACATGCCCGGGCACGCCGACTTCATCAAGAACATGATCACCGGCGCCGCCCAGCTGGACGGCGCGATCCTGGTCGTCTCGGCGGTGGACGGCGTCATGCCGCAGACCGCCGAGCACGTGCTGCTCGCCAAGCAGGTCGGCGTCGAGCACATCGTGGTGGCCATGACCATGGCCGACATGGGCGACCCGGAGCTGATGGACCTGGTGGAGCTGGAGGTGCGCGAACTGCTCACCGCGCAGGGATACGCGGGGGAGTCGCTGCCGGTGGTCCGGGTCTCCGGGCTCGGCGCGCTGCGCGGCGAGCCACGCTGGAGCGGCGCGATCGAGGCGCTGCTGGACGCGGTCGACACGTACGTGCCGGTGCCCGAGCGGTACGTGGACGCGCCGTTCCTGCTGCCGGTGGAGAACGTGCTGACCATCACCGGGCGCGGCACGGTGGTCACCGGCGCCGTCGAGCGCGGCACGGTGCGCGTCGGTGACCGCGTGCTGCTGGTGGGCGGGGCGGGCACCGAGACGGTGGTCACCGGCCTGGAGACCTTCGGCAAGCCGATGACCGAGGCGCAGGCCGGCGACAACGTGGCGCTGCTGCTGCGCGGCGTGGCCCGCGACGCGGTACGGCGCGGCGACATCGTGGCCCTGCCCGGCAGCGTCACCCCGCGCCGTGTCTTCACCGCGGAGACGTACCTGCTCTCCGCGGCGGAAGGCGGCCGGCGCACGGGCGTGGCCAGCGGCTACCGGCCGCAGTTCTACATCCGCACGGCGGACGTCGTCGGTGACATCACCCTGCCCGACGGCGGGACGGCGCTGCCGGGGGACGCCGTCACCATGACGGTCGAACTGGGGCACGCCGTACCGCTGGAGCCGGGTCTCGGCTTCGCGATCCGCGAGGGCGGCCGCACGGTGGGCGCCGGGCGGGTGACGGCGGTCGAGGACGCCTGAGCGGCGCGGCGGGCGGCTCCCGCCCGCCGCAGGTCGCGGCCGGCCCGGGCCGTGGCCCGGGCCGGCCGGGAGACAATGTCCGGGTGAGCGAGGACGAGGCGATACCGGTGATCCGGCCGGTGGCATACGGCACTGCCCGGCTGCTGCCCGACGTCGACCGGGACGGCGCCTGGCTGCTGACCGTGGACGGGGCCCCGCAGTCCTACGTCGACCTGCGCGACCCCACCCACCTGGAGTTCGAGTACACCCGCCGGATCGGCCATGTCCTGGACACCACGGCCCCGGCCGGCGACCCGCTCGACCTGCTGCACCTGGGCGGTGGCGCGCTCACCCTGCCCCGGTACGCCGCCGCCACCCGCCCCGGCTCCCGGCAGCGCGTCGTGGACGCGGACGGCCCGCTGGCCGCGCTGATCGCCGAGCGGCTCCCGGTGCCACCGGCCGAGCCCATCGAGACGCGGGTGGCGGACGCCCGGGAGGAGCTGGAGGCGGCGCCGGCCGGTGCGTACGACCTCGTGATCGCCGACGTCTTCGACCGCTCCCGCATTCCCGGGCCGATGACCACCGCGGGCTGCGCACACGCGGCGGCCCGCGCGCTGCGGCCGGGCGGCTGTTACGCCGTCAATCTCGCGGATGCCGCGCCCTTCGGCTTTCTGCGCTCCCAACTCGCCAATCTCGCCGACGCCTTCGACCAGCTGTGCCTGGTCGCCGAGCCCTCCGTCCTGCGCGGCCGGCGGTTCGGCAACCTGCTGCTGCTCGCCTCCCGTACCGCGCCCCTGCCACCCGACGGCCTGGCCCGCCGGGTGGCCGCCGACCCGTTTCCGGCCCGCGTGGTGCACGGCGCCGAGCTGACCCGGCTCACCGGCGACGCCCGCCCCGTACCGGAGGACGC
It contains:
- a CDS encoding MFS transporter — encoded protein: MPSLSPGRRPQSWSYAVLLGLLMLGQATSAIPSPLYSLYAEKWDYPPFLTTVIFAAYGAVAVIAILCSGALSDRYGRRPVLLAAVLLLLAGLAVFVLATGPAYLVVARMLNGLGIGAIVVVAGAALLDVDPQRAARSGTLTAIAFNVGIAVAALGTATLAQTNLHPLLLPYLADALIALVLLALLAVMREPHPGAGAAPLRIPRPRVPKEIRSRFVFSVIGAGAAWAVLGVCFSLEPSIAAQAANIEGPFFGGVIIAAVTLSAACAQVAGGRYPARTVALTGDTALAVFMLAGIGAFATGNAVVITVAVALQGGAYGLAFGGSLRHLTTHIPAESRGAVMSAFYLFAYGALITPTLLVGIGATLWGGTTIFPFFAVLAALLCLSAVLAERVLGRREGHRAEMRVPAAEVSRMSEID
- a CDS encoding HipA family kinase, with translation MLRETFATRYVTPLREGGSLPGIVEADDLGTYVMKFTGAGQGRKTLVAEVICGELARRLGLRVPELVRMELDPVIGRAEPDQEVQELLKASGGLNLGMDFLPGSLGFDPLAYRVDPAEAGRVVWFDALIGNVDRSWRNPNLLVWHGDLWLIDHGAALIWHHNWPTASRWAERPYDASDHALAPFGPRVAEAAAALAPRVTAELLAEVTALVPDAWLAGEPGFDTPDAVRAAYGEVLAARARSIHEHITVGPPTADKPSQAPGWLTGGLPLTTHSTQDDAR
- a CDS encoding DUF3037 domain-containing protein: MNHTPARQREVFEYALLRVVPRVERGECVNAGVLLYSQAHSFLAARTHLDPRRLRALDPDVDLTGVQAALRAAERVCDGGSSAGQAAGDGPGRRFRWLVAPRSTVVQPGPVHSGLTADPAAELERLLATLVR
- the fabG gene encoding 3-oxoacyl-ACP reductase FabG: MSTTQQRVAIVTGAARGIGAATALRLAAQGRAVGVLDLDPDACRETVEKITADGGTALAVGCDVSDTDQVRDAVRQVAAELGPPLVLVNNAGVLRDNLLFKMDETDWDTVIGVHLRGAFLMSRACQSYMVEAGFGRIVSLSSSSALGNRGQANYAAAKAGLQGFTKTLAKELGKFGITANAVAPGFIVTDMTAATAARVGVGFDDFQEAAAAKTAVGRVGAPEDVARAIAFFTADEAGFVSGQVLYVAGGPLN
- a CDS encoding uracil-DNA glycosylase; this translates as MLPASWQGPLGEELGKPYFKELTEFVEEERARGPVFPPREEVFAALEATPYDRVKVLILGQDPYHGKGQGHGLCFSVRPGVKTPPSLRNIYKEMHSELGLPIPDNGYLMPWAQQGVLLLNAVLTVREGEANSHKGKGWETFTDAVIRAVDARPDPAVFVLWGNYAKKKLPLIDTERHVVVQGAHPSPLSAKKFYGSRPFTQINEAVAAQGHTPIDWRIPDLAASAS
- the tuf gene encoding elongation factor Tu, with the protein product MPKQAYVRTKPHLNIGTMGHVDHGKTTLTAAITKVLSDRGTGTFVPFDRIDKAPEEAARGITITISHIEYETETRHYAHVDMPGHADFIKNMITGAAQLDGAILVVSAVDGVMPQTAEHVLLAKQVGVEHIVVAMTMADMGDPELMDLVELEVRELLTAQGYAGESLPVVRVSGLGALRGEPRWSGAIEALLDAVDTYVPVPERYVDAPFLLPVENVLTITGRGTVVTGAVERGTVRVGDRVLLVGGAGTETVVTGLETFGKPMTEAQAGDNVALLLRGVARDAVRRGDIVALPGSVTPRRVFTAETYLLSAAEGGRRTGVASGYRPQFYIRTADVVGDITLPDGGTALPGDAVTMTVELGHAVPLEPGLGFAIREGGRTVGAGRVTAVEDA
- a CDS encoding spermidine synthase, whose translation is MSEDEAIPVIRPVAYGTARLLPDVDRDGAWLLTVDGAPQSYVDLRDPTHLEFEYTRRIGHVLDTTAPAGDPLDLLHLGGGALTLPRYAAATRPGSRQRVVDADGPLAALIAERLPVPPAEPIETRVADAREELEAAPAGAYDLVIADVFDRSRIPGPMTTAGCAHAAARALRPGGCYAVNLADAAPFGFLRSQLANLADAFDQLCLVAEPSVLRGRRFGNLLLLASRTAPLPPDGLARRVAADPFPARVVHGAELTRLTGDARPVPEDAARPSPPPPAGAFGVG